One genomic region from Lynx canadensis isolate LIC74 chromosome E1, mLynCan4.pri.v2, whole genome shotgun sequence encodes:
- the SMG8 gene encoding protein SMG8 translates to MAGPVSLRELLMGASSWTGSESPEGSPTEGGGSVAGGPEPPWREDEICVVGIFGKTALRLNSEKFSLVNTVCDRQVFPLFRHQDPGDSGPGIRTEAGAVGEAGGAGDAGAGAGAGAGDSVRGGVATAEGNRTEPGSQDYSLLQAYYNQESKVLYLLLTSICDNSQLLRACRALQSGEAGGGLSLPHAEAHEFWKHQEKLQCLSLLYLFSVCHILLLVHPTCSFDITYDRVFRALDGLRQKVLPLLKTAIKDCPVGKDWKLNCRPCPPRLLFLFQLNGALKVEPPRSQDPTHPDKPKKHSPKRRLQHALEDQIYRIFRKSRVLTNQSINCLFTVPANQAFVYIVPGSQEEDPVGMLLDQLRSHCTVKDPESLLVPAPLSGPRRYQVMRQHSRQQLSFHIDSSSSSSSGQLVDFTLREFLWQHVELVLSKKGFDDSVGRNPQPSHFELPTYQKWISAASKLYEVAIDGKEEDLGSPTGELTSKILSSIKVLEGFLDIDTKFSENRCQKALPMAHSAYQSNLPHNYTMTVHKNQLAQALRVYSQHARGPAFHKYAMQLHEDCYKFWSNGHQLCEERSLTDQHCVHKFHSLPKSGEKPEADRNPPVLYHNSRARSTGACNCGRKQAPRDDPFDIKAANYDFYQLLEEKCCGKLDHINFPVFEPSTPDPAPAKNESSPAPPDADADKLKEKEPQTQGESTSLSLALSLGQSTDSLGTYPADPQAGGDNPEVHGQGEVKTEKRPNLVDRQASTVEYLPGMLHSNCPKGLLPKFSSWSLVKLGPAKSYNFHTGLDQQGFIPGTNYLMPWDIVIRTRAEDEGDLDTNSWPAPNKAIPGKRSAVVMGRGRRRDDIARAFVGFEYEDSRGRRFMCSGPDKVMKVMGSGPKESALKALNSDMPLYILSSSQGRGLKPHYAQLMRLFVVVPDAPLQIILMPQVQPGPPPCPVFYPEKQEITLPPDGLWVLRFPYAYVTERGPCFPPKENVQLMSYKVLRGVLKAVTQ, encoded by the exons ATGGCGGGTCCTGTCAGCTTGCGAGAGCTTCTAATGGGCGCTTCATCCTGGACCGGCTCTGAAAGTCCCGAGGGGTCCCCTACAGAGGGCGGAGGGAGCGTGGCTGGTGGACCCGAGCCTCCTTGGCGAGAGGATGAGATCTGCGTGGTAGGAATCTTCGGCAAGACGGCTCTGCGACTGAATTCCGAGAAGTTCTCACTTGTGAATACGGTTTGCGACCGACAGGTCTTTCCCCTCTTTCGCCACCAAGATCCTGGGGACTCAGGGCCTGGAATCAGGACCGAGGCTGGCGCCGTCGGGGAGGCTGGTGGAGCCGGAGacgctggggctggggctggggctggggcgggggatTCAGTTCGGGGAGGTGTAGCTACCGCTGAAGGGAACCGAACTGAGCCAGGCTCCCAGGACTACAGCCTTCTGCAGGCCTATTACAATCAAGAAAGCAAAGTTCTTTATCTGCTTCTCACTTCCATCTGTGACAATTCCCAGCTTCTGCGGGCTTGTCGTGCCCTTCAGAGTGGGGAAGCTGGAGGTGGCCTCTCTTTACCTCATGCAGAAGCGCACGAGTTCTGGAAGCACCAAGAGAAGCTGCAGTGTCTCAGTCTCCTTTACCTTTTCTCCGTTTGTCACATCCTGCTTCTGGTCCATCCCACTTGCTCTTTTGACATCACGTATGATCGAGTATTCAGAGCCCTTGATGGACTGAGACAGAAGGTACTGCCCCTCCTCAAAACAGCCATTAAGGATTGTCCAGTTGGCAAAGACTGGAAACTAAACTGCCGACCTTGCCCTCCTAgactccttttcctctttcaacTCAATGGAGCCCTCAAAGTGGAACCTCCTCGGAGCCAAGACCCAACTCATCCAGACAAGCCCAAGAAGCATTCTCCCAAAAGGAGACTGCAGCATGCCCTGGAGGACCAGATCTATAGAATCTTTAGGAAGAGTCGCGTCTTAACTAATCAGAGTATCAATTGCCTCTTTACTGTGCCTGCCAACCAAGCTTTTGTGTACATAGTTCCCGGAAGCCAAGAGGAGGACCCAGTAGGCATGTTGCTGGACCAACTTAGGAGTCATTGTACTGTGAAGGACCCAGAATCTTTGCTGGTGCCTGCACCCCTTTCTGGGCCCAGGCGATACCAGGTGATGAGGCAGCATAGCCGACagcagctttcttttcacattgaCAGCAGCAGTTCCAGTTCTTCAGGGCAGCTAGTGGATTTCACTCTTCGGGAATTTCTATGGCAGCATGTGGAGTTAGTCCTAAGCAAGAAAGGTTTTGATGACAGTGTGGGCAGGAACCCACAGCCTTCCCATTTTGAACTTCCCACTTATCAGAAGTGGATCTCAGCAGCTTCAAAACTGTATGAAGTAGCTATAGATGGGAAAGAGGAGGACCTGGGATCTCCCACTGGGGAGCTAACATCTAAGATTTTAAGCAGTATTAAAGTCTTGGAAGGGTTTTTGGATATTGACACCAAATTCTCAGAAAACCGTTGCCAAAAAGCTTTACCCATGGCCCATAGTGCCTATCAGTCAAACTTGCCTCATAACTACACAATGACTGTCCATAAGAATCAGCTTGCCCAGGCTCTTCGAGTATACAGTCAACATGCTAGGGGTCCAGCCTTTCACAAGTATGCCATGCAGTTACATGAGGACTGCTACAAGTTTTGGAGCAATGGCCATCAGCTCTGTGAGGAAAGGAGTTTAACTGATCAACACTGTGTACATAAGTTTCACTCATTACCTAAATCAG GAGAAAAACCAGAGGCTGATAGAAATCCTCCTGTGCTGTATCACAACAGCCGAGCTCGATCTACTGGTGCCTGTAACTGTGGAAGGAAACAAGCACCTCGAGATGATCCCTTTGATATCAAGGCAGCTAACTATGACTTTTATCAG CTTCTGGAAGAAAAATGTTGTGGAAAATTGGATCATATCAATTTCCCAGTATTTGAACCAAGTACTCCAGATCCTGCTCCTGCCAAAAATGAATCTTCTCCTGCCCCTCCAGATGCAGATGCtgataaacttaaagaaaaagaacctcAAACCcaaggagagagcacaagcctgAGTTTAGCTTTGAGTTTAGGCCAGTCCACAGATAGTTTAGGTACCTATCCAGCTGATCCACAGGCAGGAGGAGATAATCCAGAAGTTCATGGTCAAGGAGAAGTAAAAACTGAGAAGAGACCAAACTTGGTTGATAGACAGGCATCCACAGTTGAGTATCTCCCAGGCATGCTACATTCAAATTGCCCTAAAGGTCTACTACCCAAATTCTCCAGCTGGTCATTGGTTAAATTAGGCCCTGCTAAGTCTTATAACTTTCATACAGGTTTAGACCAACAAGGCTTCATTCCAGGAACAAACTATCTTATGCCTTGGGACATTGTCATCAGGACTAGAGCTGAAGATGAAGGAGACTTAGACACAAATTCTTGGCCTGCTCCAAATAAAGCTATTCCTGGAAAGAGAAGTGCAGTAGTAATGGGGAGAGGAAGACGGAGAGATGACATAGCTCGAGCATTTGTGGGCTTTGAATATGAAGACTCTAGAGGTCGGAGGTTTATGTGTTCAGGACCTGACAAAGTAATGAAAGTAATGGGAAGTGGGCCAAAGGAGTCCGCTTTAAAAGCCCTGAATAGTGATATGCCCTTATATATTCTGTCATCATCTCAGGGTAGAGGGCTAAAACCACATTATGCTCAACTTATGAGGCTTTTTGTTGTAGTTCCTGATGCTCCTTTGCAGATAATACTAATGCCCCAG GTTCAACCAGGCCCACCACCATGTCCAGTATTCTacccagaaaaacaagaaatcacTCTTCCACCAGATGGCCTCTGGGTTTTGAGATTTCCTTATGCATATGTGACTGAGAGAGGACCTTGTTTCCCTCCTAAGGAAAACGTGCAGTTAATGAGTTACAAGGTGCTCCGTGGAGTTCTTAAAGCAGTAACACAATAA